In the genome of Tenrec ecaudatus isolate mTenEca1 chromosome Y, mTenEca1.hap1, whole genome shotgun sequence, the window tagatagatagatagacagatagatagatagatagattgattgatagatgatagatagatagattgatagatagttggatggatggatggatagatagatagatagatagatagatagatagatagatagatagatgatagacggatagatgatagatagatagatagattgattgattgatagatagttggatggatggatagatatatagatagatagatagatagatagatagatggatggatggatagatggatggatggatagatagatatgcagatagatggatggatggatggatagatagatggatggatagatagatggatggatagatggatggatggatggatggatagacagatggatagatggatggatggatggatggatagatggatggatggatggatagatggatggatggatagatgatagatagatgatagctagacagatagatagatagacagacagacactcaGGTCCTACGGAATCCTCCCATCCGCCTCCACCCATCAACTGAGACCCGATGGATGAGCCAAAcagctcattggctttaactgCAAGacggcgggggaggggggcagggaatgtaGGGGGGGCCGGGGGGTCCCAGGGAGCTGGCAGCCAACGGCACCCACCCAGGCTCCAAGGTCAGACTTTTGCACCAGCTGCGGCTACGGGGCCCCGGGCTTTACCTTGAGGCTGGTCGTAGGTGGAATAGCCGCCCCCACCTGGGAAGAGACACAGACACGGCTCAGTCACGCAGGTTTGCCGTCGCTGGAAgtcacaggagccctgggggcccagCCGTTGCAGGACGGACCGCTCCTGGGACAGACGGTCTGCAGTGCggaacaccagccactctgtggccgGAACATGTATGCGTggggtccagcctgtcaatcagtctgATGCTGCCTCCCTGGGGGCGTGGCCTCCCAtaaggaggttctgtgtcagagcgccccctagaggcggggacggggaggctctgtgtcagagcgccccctagaggcggggacggggaggctctgtgtcagagcgccccctagaggcggggacggggaggctctgtgtcagagcgccccctagaggcggggacggggaggctctgtgtcagagcgccccctagaggcggggacggggaggctctgtgtcagagcgccccctagaggcgggacggggaggttctgtgtcagagcgccccctagaggcggggacggggaggttctgtgtcagagcgccccctagaggcggggaccgggagggtctgtgtcagagcgccccctagaggcggggacggggaggttctgtgtcagagcgccccctagaggcggggacgggaggttctgtgtcagagcgccccctagaggtggggacggggaggttctgtgtcagagcgccccctagaggcggggacggggatggtctgtgtcagagcgccccctagaggctcCCGTCCTCTCCTGCTGGCTTctgcagagccctgtgatgcgtccaccgccactggatccacaaggcgtTGCACCTGCTGGCCtgcgatctccctgcttcctgcatcGCTGCCTGTGGTGCTGAGTCTGCAGAGGGCCTGGGGCACCAGCCTCGGACCTGAGTCCGACTGGGCTGGGTGTGCTCTTGGTGCAGAAACACTGCTTGGCAGCAAGTTCGCTCTTACACAGCTGTGACTGTGCTTCCATGGCCGACCCGGCCTCAAACACGCGCcgtgggaaaaagaagaggctcggcagttacagcctcaggaacgcaCAGGCCCGATCCGCTCCTGCCCTGGACGGAGGCCGCGAGTGCGAATCTACCTTCTGTCTCACAAGGCCTTCACGGGAGAGGCCGCGTGACCCTGCGGCTTGGTCCTGCCTCCCCTGCTGGCTCCTCATCCCCATCTCAGAGGCGAGGACGGGGACTCTTGgcgggagcagacagactccccTTCACACCGACCTGGCGGCCCCAACGCTTATCTCCCGGTGCCCCCGGAACTCCTTCCTGGGGTGGGAAGAGGCTCAGAATGGGCAGCGTCCACGGGCATGGACTTGGAGCCGGCCAGAGCTTGTCCCTCAGACGTgggatctccagacctttcttcctcgtctCTCTGAGTCTAGAAGATCCACCCCGGGCGACCCTGCTGGTGTGTGACGTCCCAGGAGCCCGCCGACCACTGTCCCAGCTGCCCTCGGATCTGTGTGGTCAGCCttgtaaggtcagctgttcgCTGACCCTCCGCCGGCCAGCCTCAGGTCCGTGGCCAGCTGGCCACGAGCAGATGGAGGCCCTGCcctgacccccctcccccagcccgccCCGCTGGCCCGAGCATGGGGTGTCGACGTACCGTGTGTGTCCCCGTGACCGCCGTAGCCGGGCTGGTGGCCACCCCCTCCTGTGGGAAGGGGACAGGGGGGGACATTGGCTTCGCTGCACCTGGGCCCCGGAGGCTGAGGGGCCAGACTCACAGCTCAGTGCAGGAGAGGCCCCCAGAAGGGACCCCCATCCCCCGGAGGTCGGCCCCCCAACCCACAATCACATCCTCCTGCTTGGAAAGGTCGCCTCCGAACCGGACCCTCTCCAGAGCTGTGTCTTTCCTTCCTGACTGCGAGGGTCAGAGGACCCAGCCCTGAGAGAGCcctcggggtggggagggggtgcccACGGCGGGGCTCGGTCATCTGCTGACCCGAGGGCTGGGGTGCAGACTCACCCAGCAGAGCCACGGGGCAAAGAGCTGGCAGCCTGCAGTCTACAGGGGTGTGCGTGTGGCTTATCCATCCACCCCCACCTGCCTgccacccacctgcctgccacccacctgcctgccaccCACCTGTGCATCTACTTGCCTGTCACCCACCTGCCCACCTACCTGCCTGTCACCCAACTGCCCACCTACCTGCCTGTCACCCAACTGCCCACCCACCTACCTGCCTGTCACCCACCTGCCTCTCACTCACCTGCCCACCCCCCTACCTGCCTGTCACCCACCTGCCCACCTACCTGCCTGTCACCCACCTGCCCACCTACCTGCCTGTCACCCACCTGCCCACCCCCCTACCTGCCTGTTACCCACCTGCCCACCcctctacctgcctgctacccacCTGCCTGTCACCTGCCTGCACATCTACCTATTATCTAACGAGTCAGCCACATCTgactatcatctatctacctgtGCGCCCATCTATCAGCTAATGTATCGCTCCCAAACTTCCCTGTCCTCTATCTCTGCAGCAACCAATTATCCAACACGTCAGTCATCAGACCGATACCAACATCTAGACAGTTAACTGTCATCTGCTTCTCTGTTATCTCTCTGCCTGTCTCTCCCTCCCCATCTATATCTTCTCTGATGTATCTATCCATCCGTTTATCTAACCATCCATCATAGCGATCTATctaatatttatctatctatctatccatctatctatctatctgtctatctacctacctacctatccattagctcatctatctatctatctatctatctatctatctatctatctatctatctatctatctatctatctacctatctctatatctatctatctttctacatatctatctatctatctacatatctatctatctatatacatatctatctatcatccatctatctatgaattatctatctatctatctatctatcatcggtCTATTATCTATCgatcatttatctatctatttaacaTCTTCCATCAACCTCTATCTATAATCTATCTATCGAGCAACCCATCCCTTATCTATTTATGTATCTATTTAGTATTCATCCATTTTGCACAAACCTGTCTTCCTGCCACATCTATCTCTCTGTCCATCCTCCATCATGGACCGACCTGTCTGTGCTGCCGGTCTCTGCATGGGTCCATTATCAAGCTCCCAGCCAGCTTCACAATGACCACTGCTTTCCAACCGACTGTAAACGTCTCGGACACAGTCCCCCgggccccctcccaccttcctgtGTCCACAGCCCCGACCTGCCCCCGACTGCCCGAGTCCCATCTGCGCTGGTTtcccgacacccccccccccccagccaggcTCTCAGACGCCCCAGCCCCCACGCGCACCCACTGGCCGTACCTGCGGGGGGCCGGGGTCTGGGTGGGTAGTGTCCCCCGCTGTGGTCAAAGTCGTTGGAGTAGCCTGTGGGAGAGGGCGGATTGTGGCTCctggttcacacacacacacacacacagacacacacacacccactgccCTCGAGGGGACGCCGGctctcggggaccctgcaggacagggcggagctgcccccgggggtctcccaggcggtcagtctgcacgggagcagacggtctggtctttctccccaggagctaatggatagagagatatgcagatagatagatagatagatagatagatagatacatagatagatggatatgtagatagatagatagatacatagatacatagatagatatgtagatagatagatagatagacaggtagatagatagatagatagatagatagatagatatgtagatagatagatagatagacaggtagatagatagatagatagatcaccagcccctgggggtctcccaggcggtcagtctgcacgggaacagacggtctggtctctctccccaggagctaatggtgGATTCGAATTCCGGAGCCTGCACATCCTCCTGTCTGTGGTCCGGGAAAGGTTGAAAACTCCCGGCTGCTCAGGGAAAGCTTAGAACGCCGAGCCCACCTCacagcacctcggaagaaaggcctggccatctccaACACTAAAACCAGCCACGGACACCCCCGTGGCCGCAGGGGGCGCTGGGTGACACCTGGCCGGTTAAAAGCACAGCGCCCCCTGCTGGTGGAAAAATCCGCATGGACGGGGCaggtgcctaggaagaaaggcctggcaaacacaTGAACACCAGGGTTGGGAAAACTGTCCTGAGTGTGCGGGTCTGTTCTGGTGCCGGGAGTCTGAGTGGACGCTGCGGCCACAGGGAGACGGGCAGGCGTCTCTCCATCCAGGCTGGGCGACTCGGGGGGCTGGGCGACTCGGGGGGCCGGGGCCTGCAAGCTGCACCTGCCCTTCTCAGGTGCGTCTCAGTGTCCACTGGCCTGCTTACCTCCGCTGTTGTCGTAGGTGCCCGGCTGTGGGCGAGGGGCGGGCGGCTTGGGCCTGGGGTAGACATCTGTTGGAGGACACAGAGGCTTTAGGGACCCGGGGGGACACGGCCGAGGGGGTCACCTCGAAAAATACAAGCAcggacagcgaccctgcaggacggggcGGAGCACAGCCAGGGAGTGGGTGCGTGCACGTGAGTGTGCACGTGCATGGGTCTGAGCACCCCCTCCCTGCTGGGGTACGCACACTGGACATGCTCAGAGGTCACATGGCAAGCAGAAGACTCAGGTCCACCCACAGGCCCTGCAAACAGTGGCCATCGCACCAGGTCCATTCACAGGGATGAAGTCCCCGGTCATCGCCTTCTGCCCACGGTCCAGGCTGGGCAAGCCGCGCTCTCAGACAGGGGACCCTGTTACCCGGATGATGGTGGACGGGGTCAGGTGGACATGTCACACCCCATCAACGTTTCCCCTTTGGATCCATCCTCATGTGGTTCCAGATTTCCACGGGTTGTTACTTTTTCAGCGGAGGTTTCTCTGCGTTTTATCTTGTCCTCAGAGTTGGAACCACAAGCCGCtccgagaaagaagaggctctcccGTGAAGATTTAATACAAAAGGCGGGAGCAGGAGGGGAAACAGAGGGGCTGATAGCAAGGGGTCAAAtagaaagtgtttagaaaatgatgatgacaacatatgttcagatatgcttgacacaactgacgTACGGATCGTTATAAAAGCTGTCTGGGCCCCCATAAAATCATCtgttaaacataaataaatagagtTCGTTCTACCCTACAAGGGTAGTTTGTTAGTTAAGGGGTTTTTTTGGGAGCATTTTATCctggtatgaaatccaggacagataaatctatagagacagttagGGGATtaatagttgttgttgttaattggttttatattttattttatttttggggggtgttGGCAGTGGAGGTTGGAGATAGaaatccaaaccccaaaccagttTGACTCCCCGCGACCCCCACTgatgggcttagagagcccccagtccgggagggtggggtggaaaagggggaactgattacaatgatatatatatatatataacctcctccctgggggatggacaacagaaaagtgggcgaggggagacgtcggacagcgtACGAtaggacaaaatgataatttataaattatcaagggttcatgagggagggggagcaggaagaccCCCACCTACAACCAGGTGGCGCACAGTTCCCCTCTGGCGCCTGCGGGGGCGCCGTGACCCAGAAACGACTCCATgccaattatatatatacatctaaTTTCctccttcattttaaaaatcGCCTACTTGTTAGCCCTGAGATCAAAGACGCAAAGcctgtaatttaaaaaatcactttcatCTCTCTGCCTGGAAGCCGGCTCCCACGCCCTGACCCCGATGGATTTATTATGCTGATGTGGGCAGGTGGGTGGGACAGGGCGCCAGGTCTGCTAGAGCTTGGGGTGGAGGGGCTGGAGGGGGGGAATGGGTTCCAACTGACAGCAAGTCCCAAAGGGCGCCCTACCCTTCTCTATAGACAAACCCAAACTGCCATCGAGGGGACGCCGGctctcggggaccctgcaggacagggcggggcagcccctgggggtctcccaggtggtcagtctgcacgggagtggacggtctggtctctctccccaggagctaatggatagagagatatgcagatagatagatagatagacagatagatagatagatagatatgtagatagatagatagacagatagatagatagatagatagatggatacatagatagaaagatagatagatggatggatggatatgtagatagatagatggatggatggatagatacatagatagatagatagatatgtagatagatagatggatggatggatagatacatagatagatagatagatatgtagatagatagatggatggatagatgcatagatagatggatagatacatagatagatagacagatagatagatggataaacagatagattgatagatggatagatagacagacagacagatacatagatagatagatagatagatagatagatagatagatagatggatggatggatagatacatagatagatagatggatagatacatagatagatagatacatagatagatagacagacagatagatagatggatacatagatagaaagatagatagatggatggatggatagatagatacatacatagatagatggatagatacataggtagatggatagatacatagatagatagacagacagatagatggataaacagatagatagatagatggatagatagattgatagatggatagatagacagacagacagatacatagatagatagatagatggatggatggatagatacatagatagatagacagatagatagatagatacatagacagatagacagacactGCCCTGAGTGGACGCcggctcacggggaccctgcaggacgggcGGGGCTGCCCCCGTGGGTCCCCCGGCCGTCGTCTCTGAGGGACAGACAGCCCCGTCGTGCCCCCGAGAGGAGCTGCAGGccggtggtcagcagcccagccacTTGCGGGCAGGAAGCCCCGCTCGGAAAGAGGGTGCGATTCGCTCCTGCGCCGCCGGGGGCGCCGCGAGGCCGAGCTCAGGAAGCAACAATGTTTCCGTTTctggtttctttgtttccaacgcgagccctggcggtgcagcgAGTTACATCCCCGGCTGCTAAGGGCAGGGTccctggtttgaactcaccagccgccCGCAGGGAGCGGGGTGAGGCTGCCCGCTCCCCAGAGAAGGCGAggctggtggaggaggaggagtcgGTGCCCGAGACTCACGGGCAGCGGCTCTCCCGGCCCCCAGGGCGCCGACCGCACCGGGGGAGCGGGTTTGGTTGGTCTTTGGGGGTCTGGTGTTCAGAGACCCCTCAACACAAAGGCCAGGAAGCGCGGTGGCCGGTGCTTCTGCTCTGCGGGTGAGGAGACCGCGGTGCAGCCGCAGGGCGGGTGGGTGTCTTTTCCGCAAtccctgtgtgtgtgcatgtgcattgtgtgtgcatgtgcacgttgtgtgtgtgtgttggcgtatgtctgtgtatttatgtgtgtgtgcgtgtggaacgCGGCtctgtgtgtttgcttgtgtgtctgtgtgtatctctgtgtgcatgcgtgtgcatgAGTGCATGCGTGTGTGAGCGTGTCCCTGAGCGTGTTTGCATgcattcctctgtgtgtgtgcctgtctgtgtgtatctctgtgtgcatgcgtgtgcatgAGTGCATGAGTGTGTGAGCGTGTCCCTGAGCGTGTTTGCATgcattcctctgtgtgtgtgcctgtctgtgtgtatctgtgtgcatgcgtgtgcatgagtgcatgcgtgtgtatgtgtgtctctgAGCGTGTTTGCATGCATTCCTCTGCGTGTGTGTGCCTGTCTGTGTGCATGCGTGTCTCTGAGCGTGTTTGCATgcattcctctgtgtgtgtgcctgtctgtgtgtagctctgtgtgcatgcgtgtgcacgCGTGTGCACGTGATGGAAGCAGCTCAGGAGCCCTGATGCTGACCCGGCACTTCAACTGCCCCCGCGGAGCCTCAGAACAAAGGCCTGGCGGCCGGCCATGGAGAACCCGCGGCTCTGCGGCTCAGCACGGGTTGGCGTCCGCGTTGCGCGCTGGCTGGGACGACTGGCCGCCAGTCCGTGGTCTGTGCACCTGCCACCTGGCTGGGTAGCTGGACAGCGAGCTATGACCGTCCATCCacctgcccgcccgcccgcccgaggGGCAAGGCGGGCAGAGTCCACCCCCAGGCAGCCGACTGCAGGGCAGCTCCCGTGCACTCGCGGAGGGTGAACCAGAGAGCCGTAGCCACGTCACGTCATTACGTCATCACGTCACACTGGCCTCGGGCGGCACGCAGGGGGCGGGGCCAGGGACGGGAGCTGCACGCAGTGGGCGGGTCTCCACGAGGTGGGCGGGGCCGGGCGGAGCACGCAGTGGGCGGGGCCAGGGGCGGGGCCGCGCAGCGGGGGCGGAGCTTACTTCCACCGCTGGCCGGGTCCGGGGGCGGCGGCGGGAAGGGCGGCTTTGGGTGGATGTCTGCGAGGGGGGAGAAGGCAGGTGAGACTTTCCAGCAAAGAAGGGGTCTCCACAGTGACCCGCAGCCTGCAAGACGGGGGTGGAGGCACCTCAAGGCCCCCCACTCTGGTCCCAGCGGGTTACATGTGGGGCCGCCGGCCgccaggtcagccgttcaaaccctgccacccaaggggtcgcgacccacaagttgagaacccttGGATCAGATGGTGGCCAGCTGTCAGGGCTCCATGAGCGACTTCGTGGGAGACTCGTGATcgcaggcggggggtggggggtgtaagACAGAGCTGCTTATACTCTCAGCTCCCAGacaccccccccactccccaccccccgggtctaggTGGCCGGATGAAGCCCTGCAATGGTTTTCCAACCGTACCCCTAAACTATATCCTGACGAGGCTTCCACAAACCAGACACGAGCTCGGTGAGCCCGACACGCCAGCTCTGAGCAGGTGGGGTGTTGAGAGCCGACTCCGTGATATGAAGTTGGCACAGGGGCTAGACAGGCTCCGGGGAGGGGGGTCTCAGGGGGGCAGTGGGGTCATGCTCTCCGGGGAGGGGTGAATAAGGGACGCGGATAAGAACAGTCCGGCCGGCTGGAACAGCATCAGCCACATGGCCGGATGGGGCAAGTAGGCACTGTCACTGTGGTGGGCAGgtctcagcggagcttccagactgagagagacgcggaagaaaggcctggagagccaCGGCTGAGAACCAGCCCGTGGAAACCCCGGGTCACAACAGAACTCGGTCTGATGTGGGGCCGGAAGGCGCGTCACCAGGATTTCAGACACCAGCGGGGTCGcccgtggtggacaggtttcagagggGCTTCCAGACGCAGAAAgaccaggaaaaaagaaaattcctCCACCACCCAGCATTCCCCACCTGCTCCTCTTCCCGGCCACCCACCACCTGCACCCCGTCCTAGACCGCCGTCCATGCGGGGCCACTCACCTGGGCTCGGCTTCTTTGTGGGCTCTGTGGAGGGAGAAATAAGGTCGGATGAGTACGGACGATGGACGATGGGCAACCTGGGTGACCGCTTCCTACAGGGGACGCTAGAGACACGCACCATAAAAATATCGGAATGCACACTCGGGGCTGTAGGGCAGAGGCCCCGGCGGCCTTGGCGGTGCTctttgatctgaaaggtcagttcttccaaaccaccagctgctccccaggataaaccaaaccaacccgCCAGACGCACGGCTGGCGAGTTGAGGCCGACGCACAGCGAccatctaggacagggcagacccgcccctgtggggttccagggCTGcgacgctttatgggagtaggaagtgcCCCCCTCTCCCacgcagcggctggtggtttcgaactgctgatcttacggttaacagcccagcgcggaacccctgcaccaccaggacccttttataaagggagaaagacggggctttctactcctgtaaagagcttcagtctcagaaactcacggggggaagttccaccctgtcgtGCAGGCTTTTGCTAGGATTCGGCACCGACTCGATGCCCGTGGGTgtttggggagagagagagagaaataagagcCCAAACTATCAGGCCTGGCAATTTCAGCACCGTAGCGAGTTCTCCTTCCTAGAGGCCTGGGCCGGGATCACCAGGCAGAGCAAAGGGTTAACTCCTCACTGGGAGGCTGGAGGTTCGAGACCACCCAGAGGTGTCTGGGAAGAAAGATGGAAACTGGCTATGGAGAATCACCCCTGCAGGTGAAGTTCCTTCTGGAAGCCTGCAGGGGGCGCTGTGGAGCATCATCCTGCAGGTGCAGGTCTGCTGGGAAGCCTGCAGGGGGCGATGTGGAGGCATCGTCCTGCAGGTGCAGGTCTGCTGGGGAGCCTGCAGGGGGCGCTGTGGAGGCATCGTCCCATAGGGTGCAGGTCTGCTGGGGAGCCTGCAGGGGGCGCTGTGGAGGCATCGTCCCATAGGGTGCAGGTCTGCTGGGGAGCCTGCAGGGGGCGCTGTGGAGCATCGTCCTGCAGGTGGTCTGCTGGGAAGCCTGCAGGGGGCGCTGTGGAGCATCGTCCTGCAGGTGCAGGTCTGCTGGGAAGCCTGCAGGGGGCGCTGTGGAGCATCGTCCTGCAGGTGCAGGTCTGCTGGGAAGCCTGCAGGGAGCGCTGTGGAGCATCGGCCTGCAGGTGCAGGTCTGCTGGGAAGCCTGCAGGGGGCGCTGTGGAGCATCGCAGGCGATTGGAGCCCGGCTCTGTGGTTCACGGCAAGGTTTGAGGTTCTGGTCCACctggaggtgcctcggaagagagGTCTGGCAACCGGCTTCCATAGAGATTTCCAGGAAGGAGGCTCACGGCGCTAGGTCTGCTGCATCACCCACGGGGGTCAGGGCCCCCGAGAGATTCAGGACCGCTGCCGTGCTGGTTAGAGACTTGGTGCCACCG includes:
- the LOC142435568 gene encoding glycoprotein Xg-like isoform X1 yields the protein MDILGRRAAPWVMLMAVLVLAVRGQRDFDLADALDDGPEPTKKPSPDIHPKPPFPPPPPDPASGGNVYPRPKPPAPRPQPGTYDNSGGYSNDFDHSGGHYPPRPRPPAGGGGHQPGYGGHGDTHGGGGYSTYDQPQGNALARIVSPVVSVLVVALVGAATSYLTYNRRRSCFRRNEPENV